The Pectobacterium wasabiae CFBP 3304 DNA segment GAATAAGAAAATAAAGTCAGAGATTGTTTGTTTTATTTGTGATGCACACACTTGTGGTGAGCAGTTATTGGTTGAGGAAGCATTTAAACTGCTTTTAGATAACACGGGGTGCCAAGAGGATTTTGAGATTTTGGAAGAAATCTTATCCCCTGTGTTTAAGAAGAAAGTCATCGATAATGAATTGTTGAAAGAATATCTAAAAGATAGCCCGTTATTTCGGTGGTTATGAATGAATTAAAAGGAATGGCATTAAAATAAAATAGCCAAAAACGATCTTAAATCATCCTTTATAGCGGATGCATTGGGTGGTTTTATCCGGAATAAAGTGACTATGATGAATGTAGAGAGTTTTATTAACGTTGGCGATGGCTTCGTTAGTGTCAGTGAGTTTAAAGGGAAGGTAAAACGCTCTGAATATATTGATGGGGCAATATCGCTCACTATCAACTATGTTGAAATTATAAATATATCAATGTGGGATTATATAGATCAGTTATGGATTTATATATTAAACGCTTTACTTGATTTGAATAATGGAAATGATGTTGAGTTCTATTTTCCCGATCAACCGATCAAAGTGACGATGAAGAACGTAAAAGATAATATTTTTTTGAAAGTTGGTGATTCTGGGCTTATGGTAGATAAATATGAGTTTATGATCTTCATGGCAAACTCATGCCTGAAATTTTTAAGGGATATGATGAGTATAAATGGTACTCCTGATTATGGTACGGAAATTAAATTGTCGTTAAATTTAATTGAGAAATTAAATTCACAATGGAAATAGAAAGAGTAGGTCCGGAACATATGACGCTAATCTGAATGAGGTAGAAGATGCGTTATGAAATATTCTTACAGAGTGACTAAGTATAAAAATATTGATGGGAGTGATGATGTTTGTTCATCTCCTGGTGAATGGACCAGTTTTTTTGACGTCGGTGATAAGGTTGACATTAATGATTATGATGAAGTGGAAAACCAATATGTTGATTTTGTAATAAAAGCGTGTTCGTTTTTTTCGGTTAACGAATGTAAACTAAAGAATGTTGAAATAAATGGTGATGTTGATTATTCAAACGACCAAATGGTTAACGTTGGCTTAATTAGTGAGGTTGTTAGGAACATATTGAGGGAAAAGGTGTGGTGTAAATTAGTAAGTGATTCTCTAGAGTTTCATTTTGGGTATGATTTTTATATGTATTTTTTATCACGTGAAGATCCTATGTGTTTCCTTAATGAATTAAAATCCCCATTAACTGTTAAAAAGTCTGTGTCACCCTATTTGTAAATAACCACCGAAAAAGAACTCATCATTTTGCTCAATAAAACAGAGGTTGCATGAAATATATTTCTTGCCAGAATTGTTATTCTAATTATGAGCCAGAAGAAATGCGGTGCCCAGATTGTAACGCTTCACAGGGAAAAAAAGACGATGGATTGATTGTTTTCACAGATCCGGTTCGATGTGAGATATCCCGGCTTGGTGGCATTTTTTACGATATCATTACACTTCCTTTTTATCGGTATATCATTCCATGCGAATGGGGAGTGATATTCTTTGATAATAAAAAACAGACTTCCTGGAACTATCTTTGTGGAATAATCAATTCTGTAACGGTACATGACTATGTGGAAGTTCATCATGGTGTACATAAAGACTATCTTGCTATCGATAAAGGTACGTTAATTAAACGAGAATTATTGAAGTAAGATAGCTCTCCCCTACAATGAATGAATATTGACTCACATATAAATGCTTTCATGAAAAAAAACGCGAAATAGACATGAGGTTTGCTATTGCAGCCAATACAGGATTAAATTTTCTGGAAACGGCTGATATGATGGAAAATATATTTCCTGCTTTTATAAGAAATACCGCTTTTTCCTTTTTTGAAAATAAGAATATGTTAGTTTTAGATAATAATTTTGAGCATGATGATGACAAGATCCATGATGCGGATGGATGGATGTTTTATCAATATGAAATATCAGTATTTCCTATTAATGAAACAGATTTAGAATATCAAAGGAAGTTGTCGAAGAGTGTGTTAGAGGTCTTTGTAAATAACGGTTTTTTGGCTGAAATTATTTGCGATGACGATTTTTACAATGAGTTAATTAGTTGATTTATATTTTTATGTTATGATGATGATTGGATATATGATCACATAGTATGTTGTCATTAGGAGTATAAACCATTGTAAGAATGGTTCCTTTTGGTTGCGAAAGAGAGAATGGAACGTATGAATATTAAAGATACCTATTTAATATTAAATGAGTGGGTTTCTCTGAGTAATGGCGTGATGATAGATATCGGTGCCGATGAGAAATATTCTTTTACCAGAAATTCTTATTTAAGTGAGAGTGAGTTATCGATTTTTGAGAGCGAAAGTAAAATTAAATTACCCTGTGACTATAGGGATTTTTTAATTTCAGTTGGTTCTGTTGATATTTTCGTTGGTGAAGTCAGTTCAGGTATAGAAATACTATCACCTTTTGATGTGAAAAAATTCTCAAAATCTGTTTTTGAGAATTATGGTGATGATTTATTCCCCGATTTATTTTTAACCACATCTATACCAAAACTTGGCTATTTTGGTGGTTTTTTATTAGATGGCGAATTAGGAAATAATTACGGAGTCTTTTATCCAGAAACTCCACCAGAGTTGTGGATAGAAGAGTGTGATTTTATACCATTTAATGACTGGATTATTAGATTGGTTGAGTTTAAGTCAAAGAAAATATAAGTGTAGTTGGCGGGCAACGTATGATTATTCCGATATTAATGTATTCACCGCGTTGCAGGATGGCGAAGTTCGGTGAAGACTATCTCGAATAGGGTGTGTTATGTCAAATGATGTATTTGGATTTATATATCCATCTCCCAAAGGGGATGATTATAAAAAAATTATTGATTATATATCTAGCATTGATATCGGAATATTTAGAATTGGTAAGGAAGAACTGTTTAATATCCCTCATGAAATGATTCCTGAAGATGATATCTTTTCATTTTTAATCGGTGACAGGCCAGATTACCCGAATGCCACCTACTTAATTGACTATTGTGAATATGATCCTGATTCATCAACTATAGGTTTTCCTGGTAATCCAAAAGATAGGTTGAATATACTTTTAGATGTTATTTCTTATGTTTTTTTAATCACTAACCCTGAAAGAATGCTTATCGCATTGACTGACAGTAGTCAGATTGAAAGAATAGAGAGAATAAATCATTCAGATATTTACAAGGTCATTCATGGTGATTTTGAAATACATCAAGGCCCACCTGATACGCTGTATGAAATAGTGTGATGATGAATGTATTAAAAATTTTAATGTATTAAAGGCGCTAATAGTAAGATGAGTGATTTTATGATCATAGATATGTTGGATGAAATAACCAATGGATATGATGGACTTATCAAAAGGATTGATTTTACCTCTTTTGATAGTGTGGCTATTGATGTATCCGTTATCCGAAAAAAAGATAAGAAATGGTTGAACGTTACATTTAAATTAAAAGGGCTGGTCGAATTCGCTGTTAAGAAAAATATAAAAAATAATAATGTGGTGATGAGTAATGGTATCGCCTATCAGTGTATAGATAATATCCATTACATTGATTTTTCTCCCTATTCTTGTGATATGAGCGATGTTGGTGATTACCGTATGTCAGATGTATATTTTGCTGCAAGAGAAATTGAATACCATAGTAATGATTGTTTATAAAATATGCGGGTGGTTTAAATATTTGTTATGAGACTCTATGAAGAAAAATAAATTAGTTAATGTATTGAGAGCGCGATTTCCTCTCTTTGCTAACACAAATGACGATGATGATATTTATTTGCTATATGGATCTTTTGGATCGTTTTTTATTGATTTAATAAATTTGCGTTTTTTTAATCGCTGCGATATTAGATATTATTTTTATAGCGATGTTGAATTAATCTATAAAGACACATCTCTTCTTGATGAAGAAATAAAGAAGATATATTACTTTATCGATGAACTCTATTTGAGTTCTGATTCAGAGATTGTTGATGTGTTAAATACATGCATATTTGAAGCAATTATGGAGAGTGATTTTAGCTATGATTTAGCTAGGGAATATCTCAGCAAAGAAGCATATAATCACTATGTAGAGATAACGAAATAATTTCCGTATATCAGTGTGGAATTATTTAGTTATCTAACAGGACTGTTTCATGAATGGGCTTGTGATATACCAGAACTTTTTATAAAATATTTTTCTGAGAGCAAATCTACATCGATGGAGTGAATAGTATGAGTCTCAGTGATATAGGGAAGAGCATATGTGACCACCTTGCCTCAGCGTCGATTGATAAAGAGGTCGAAGAAATAGAAATGTTTCTAAAAATAATTGATGAAGGTAATGATAGAGAAGAGGTAAATTTGGCTATAGATAATTTACTATCACGTTGTCATATCCGGTGGCTAGGGGATTATTATATTGAAGGTATCACTTATCAGGAGTGGAATAAATTAATATCAAAATTCAGGCGTTCTCTTAATAAGTTAAAAA contains these protein-coding regions:
- a CDS encoding SMI1/KNR4 family protein: MNIKDTYLILNEWVSLSNGVMIDIGADEKYSFTRNSYLSESELSIFESESKIKLPCDYRDFLISVGSVDIFVGEVSSGIEILSPFDVKKFSKSVFENYGDDLFPDLFLTTSIPKLGYFGGFLLDGELGNNYGVFYPETPPELWIEECDFIPFNDWIIRLVEFKSKKI